The window ACACTTTATATGGACAAGCAGTGCCCTTTGAGATTATACCAGATTAAGGAAAGATTTAAATTCAGATTTCATATCACCTTCTTTATCCTCTTCATCAGCTTGTATATCTGGCTAGACTAGTGCTCAAGCGGAAAAATAGTTATCTGATTATAATGTAGTAATGAGATCTTAGTATGAATTTATGTTTTTCTACACAATTAAAAAAGTAGCTGCTAAATTAATATGGTGTAAATGTTTACACCAGTCAGTGCAATAACCGAATGGTTTAGTAACTGGAAAACTGATTTAGAAAATTACTAGAAATATTAAGATAACGTCACAGTAAAGACTTATGGTCACCCAcactgtgcccccccccacacacacacaccttcccttaccccccacccaccccacactcATTAAGACAACTCTTAATCCCTAACCAGCCTTCCCTGATTGTAACAGAATAACTCCTTACACAACTAACACTTGTCAATTATAAAAGAgcttggaggggagaggggttggaggggagaggaggaggggagaggggttggaggggagaggaggaggggagaggagaaagggaggaggggttggaggggagaggaggaggggatggaggggagaggaggaggggagggggggagaggaggaggggaggggagaggaggaggggaggaggggagaggaggagggtagaaggggaggaggggagaggaggaggggagaaggggaggaggggagaggaggaggggaggaggggagaggaggaggggaggaggggaggaggggagaaggggaggagggtaaaggaaaaggaagaaagaTTACTTATGGGAttgaaggggtggagggagggagagagggtagaaAGGAATATGAATTAAAAAGACAATCTGGTTTAAATGATTTCCATCTCAAATTAACCAGTCGaagataaaaaaaagttttgttaaAATAAATAACCATTAAAATAAGgtatgtaggcctatacattAGTATTTATTTTTAGCCTatccattcatttgaaagtAGCAATTCCACTAGACTACCACCAGGTGGTGCTGTAGGATTCGTTATCAGCGGATGGACACTTGATTCTCCCTCGGGAACAACTCAACTGCTCAGCACCTGAATAATTCACGGTAACGGCAACggcggggagaggcagagagagatgcggTAGATAAGAACGGAGAGtttgaaggagagaaagggaaggaaagATGATAGAAAACTAACGACGCTGTAAAGTCTGTATAGTAGGGTATTTGAAAATAACTAGCCTAAAATAACTCTTTTATTTTGGAAATTAGCCAAAATATTAATAGGTTTTGGCCATCTTGTGTTCCCACGGCTAGCCTACCTGCCTGTCGACTACCTGCCTGCCTTCACGTGCCCCCGGGGAGGTTGTGGTCGCCAAGGCGACGGACGCGCCGTTGTCCATCCGTAATCTGACCCACTAAAACAGGTTGCAGGCCCACTGTAACCTTTCACGGAATCCGTTTATCCGCCCCGCTCTGAACTGTCAGGAGAAGAAAACGTTAACGTGGAactctctgtgtgtcactgtctgaAAGATGGAGCCAAAATAATGTTATTTTCTATCTGTTAATACCGAGACGTCTTTATCTCGGAGAACCAGGGATCGTGCCTGTTTCAGAAACAGTTCAGATCTGTTCCAGAGGCAGAAGCGGCTTTAGATGAACTCCTTTCCCCGCTGCTAATTTTTTTGGTGGTCTTTTGAAGCTCGGCGGTAAAGTGCTCCGGTCTAATCCGGGCAGTTTGAAGACAGATTCCAGCTCACGCCAACAGAAACGTAATAAACGGCGGGAAGCTTACGGTGGAATGCAGGTCAGAGAGGCCGCGCGGACCGTACAGGGACAGCCTCGTGCTAACTACCCAAGCCTGTGATGTTGGAAGCTGGAAATGAGCCATGTCAAAAGTTTATCAGTGTTAACATCTGGTTTCTCTTTAGAAAGCGTCTAAAGACACACTTAAATCGTCTGGCAAATCTTAAAACTCGTCAGTGATGTAGGCGCTGTCCGTTATATAGGCTTTTAGGACAGAGGTTATCGTTGCGGTCCGCGTTAAAGATACATTCGTCACACTGTAGACGCAGACAACAGCTTAGTCCTGGTCGTTGTCAAGGGAAACTCAGGAATTCAAACTCAAACTTTACTTCTGTCAGACCGAGAACGGAAAATGCTATGAAGTTGTGAcaactcactgtgagtgtgtgcgcgtgagctGTGTGACCTTCAAACTGAGTGGATACTGAAGTACTGCTTGGCACCATTGTTCCATAGGGATTAATCATGCTGCcatgcagcctctctctctctctttttctctctctctctttttctctctctctttctctctctctctctctctctctctctctctctctctccctctctctctctctctctctctctctctctcacacacatacacacacacacacacacacacacacagatccagggGAGCAGCTACACAGACATTGTTGTGGTACCTGGCACAGTAAAGAAACTTGTTTACTCCCAGTGTGTTTAAACTGACAGAAATGCTGGATCTAAGTCATCCGGGAACTGAGATTGAATGATCTGTATGAAGTGACAGGGTTAGAGTTCCATCCACATCACCCAACCACAGACACCTTTATACTAATGCATCGTGCCATTTTTAATTTTTCACATGTCACAATCATCAGTTTACAGTGTCTTAAAaccataaaaataaatatacatatgTTACAAAACAGTTCCAGTGTCTCTGAGCATAAAACAGGACATGAATCCCAacactggggaggggagagaacaaccagttcataaaaaaaaaaacttggacgaggtgtgtgtgtgaagttgttCCTAAACTATTCAGGTCCAGTTCTTCCCAGCTCTATCACGTTGTTAAGGTAacaaaagaatgtgtgtgtgagtgtgtctgtgagtgtgtgtgtgtgtgtgtgtgtgtgagtgtgttggacAAAGGCACAAGTTTTGATCTTCAACATGATTTCTCAACAATCAGAATTcctagatgtttttttttttctttcaaatttTCTCCTTAAAAAAAGTAGCTCAAAAGTATCAGAAAATCATTTTCAATTTACACATGTACTTATTTTTCTTTCATAAAAGACACTGttcaaatacaaaatataacatttcttttgaaatatctacaaagtaattACACTCAAACATTGGGATGTGGCTGAGCTGGTGAAAGAGTGAAGGGCACTTGGTGGGTCTGGCTAGCTTGAGTTAGCTAGTCTTAGCTAACCTTAGCTAGTCTTAGCTAACCAGGAACTAGCTAGTCCGAGTTAACTAGTCAACAATTAGCTAGTCTGAGTTAGCTAGTCAGGACCAGCTAGGCTTTGCTAACCAGGAATTTGTCAGTccgatctagctagctagtccgAGTTAGCTAGTCTAAATGAGCTAGTGAGTCCAGTGTGTGGATACAGCATTAAGTACAGTAGGGTGTCTCAAACAATAAGCCACAAAGTGCAATTCCAGCTGGCCAAACAGCAGGCTACAGAGAAAGGGTTCATCATTAGTGATGCTGAACCCCAATACAGATTAGTGTCTAACTCTCCACCCTCAGAACTGAGCTGCTTTCTGGGAAGAAGAAATAAAAACTCCTGCAGTGCCCCATGGGATACGTAGTCCTCTTCTTGTACTAGCCTACAGGAGCCTCGTCAGCCTGCTCACACAGTGGTCATGCATCTGGGCTTTAACTGAGTCTGTGCTGTGGCCTCAGTCTCTGACTGACCCAGGAAGAAGTCACTCATTCAGAAATCACAGTGCATTCTGGGGGCTGGAGTTTTTTCCCAGCCCCTGTAGTGGTTtggcacaggggggggggggggtccatgtGATCTGTAGGATCCCCTCTTGGTTAGAATCTTTCCCTTTATTTGTTCTGTATTTCAGTCCTTTCCTTGATACCGGAAGGCTTAAAGCCTGCTTGActaattgtctctctctcttctctcccccggggatgggaggaggagggggaggaggaggaggggggcatcctctccttcattgtgtctctcgctctttttctttcccatcctcccctctctcccctcagtctCTGCCGTGTCTtctttcccctctgtctctgctcctcacagaggaaggctgattTTCCTGATGGGTCAGATCGAAGTTTCATTACTGCctctgtatggggggggggatgcagggaCGATGGATGGGGGATGcagggaagagggaaagagaggcatggatgaaggggagggagggggagaaagtgagggagggcggggggagagggggggaggacaggagacatgCAGGGTTAGTTAAATCCAGgatgcataacaccatgcaACATTCCTGTGTGCTCGGTCCATTCctgccgtcacacacacacacatcctgctgtcacacacacacacatcctgctgtcacacacacacacacacatcctgctgtcacacacacacacatcctgctgtcacacacacacacacacatcctgctgtcacacacacacacatcctgctgtcacacacacacacatcctgctgtcacacacacatcctgctgtcacacacacacacacatcctgctgtcacacacacatcctgctgtcacacacacacacatcctgctgtcacacacacacacatcctgctgtcacacacacacacatcctgctgtcacacacacatcctgctgtcacacacacacacacatcctgctgtcacacacacatcctgctgtcacacacacacacacatcctgccgtcacacacacacacatcctgctgtcacacacacatcctgctgtcacacacacacacatcctgctgtcacacacacatcctgccgtcacacacacacacatcctgctgtcacacacacacacatcctgccgtcacacacacatcctgccgtcacacacacatcctgctgtcacacacacacacatcctgctgtcacacacacacacatcctgccgtcacacacacacacatcctgctgtcacacacacacacatcctgctgtcacacacacatcctgctgtcacacacacacacatcctgctgtcacacacatcaCGTTGTCATGTAGCCGGCTGTACATGTTCTATTAGTATTACCAtcatagccacacacacaccaggaagggATGGGAAAGAACTACAACAAAACCACAAAATGACATCACGAGTCACGTGACTACCCACTCTGAGTCTGATTCGTTGCCCCCGTTGACGGTGCCGGACTTCAGGCTCATGGCCACGCCTCCGTTCTGCTGCTCCCGCGGGGGTGGGACGGGGCGCTGGGCGGGCTTGATGATGACCACGCTGTTGCCGTGGGAGACGGTGCGCACGCCATCGTTAGAGGCTATGGAGGGGGGCCGGGAGGGGGGGAcggtgggggggtgggcgggggggaggggagatggtggGAGGGTTGTAGTCTCCTAGTTTCTCCCTCAACTTGTTCTTCATGTTCTTGTCGgttagagggggggggtaggagattTTGTTCTTCAGGATAcctggaagggaggggagggttagagagggttaAACTGAAAATAGGTGTTGAATCTCTGTCCTAGATGAACTAGTAAATGAGGAAATTAATATGTGAGTGCAGGCTAATCGTTGTCTTCTTGTATGAGTTAATTaagaaatgaatgaatgcacaGTCTCACCCTTCCTCTGCTCAGGAAGGtggttgctgttgctgttggtgCCGCTAGGGGGCGCTGTGTCCCTGCTGGGGTTCTCCTGGGAGGGTTCTCCAATGtggttcagcttgttctcctGGTGCAGCTCCACGTTCACCTTGGTCTCCACCTTCAGTGCGCTCCGCCCCCCCCAGATCCTCGCTGTCACTGGCTGTAGTCGCCTCCGTGGGCCAGTAAGGCTTCACGTGATTGGACACTGCTTCCactgggacaggagaggaagaggtgtgAGCCAATCATTGTGGAGGGTCGTTTAGAGGGGTGATCACATTTGGGGGAGCTATGTAGAGGCTGCCTCACCTTTGGGGGAGCTGTGTAGAGGCTGCCTCACCTTTGGGGGAGCTATGTAGAGGCTGCCTCACCTTTGGGGGAGCTGTGTAGAGGCTGCCTCACCTTTGGGGGAGCTATGTAGAGGCTGCCTCACCTTTGGGGGAGCTGTGTAGAGGCTGCCTCACCTTTGGGGGTGCTATGTAGAGGCTGCCTCACACTTTGGGGGAGCTATGTAGAGGCTGCCTCACCTTTGGGGGAGCTGTGTAGAGGCTGCCTCACCTTTGGGGGAGCTGTGTAGAGGCTGCCTCACCTTTGGGGGTGCTGTGTAGAGGCTGCCTCTCGTTGTTGTGCCTCTCGTTGTTCCACTTGGGCTTGACGTCAAGGTCGTCGTCCTCGCTGTCCGAGGAGTGAGACGAGGCGTAGGACGAACTGTGGTCATCCACGGAGAGCTCGCTGTCTGAGTCCgagtctgggggagggaggggaagagagatggagtgaaggGGGAgtaagggagtgagagaaaagaggagtgagggaggggagtggatgAGAGTGAAAGAGTAGGGTTGGGAAAGACAGAATAGGTAAGAAAACTAAGAAAGGTCATGATTATTATTGGTCCATGTTTCTAGTGAATCTAAACCGTACGAGCCGGCTAACTAATTTTCGCGTTACGTCGCCCTACCATCTCCCTTGGTGCCGTTACGGTGGAACAGAGATCCATCCAGATCCGTGTGTCCAGCCTTCGCTGTCCCCGACGACACACTGGGCTTCTGTCCAGAGTCATCTCtgtaggaagggagggaaggagagggagagaaggaggaagggggagaggaagaggaagggggagaggaggaggaagggggagaaaaggaggaagggggagagaaggaagaagggggagaggaggaggaagggggagagaaggaggaaggggcagaggaagaaggagagtgagcgggatggagagagggagaatgaggagAAGACAAGTAGAGGAGAGgttgaggtagaggagaggtagaagtgaggtagaggagaggttgaggtagaggagaggtagaggagaggtagaggagaggttgaggtagaggagaggttgaggtagaggagaggtagaggagaggtagaggagaggttgaggtagaggagaggttgaggtagaggagaggttgaggtagaggttgaggtagaggagaggttgaggtagaggagaggtagaggagaggtagaggtggaCCAGCACAGATAAGTCTCAGAGAGACCTTTCATACCACCTCTGCAGTTCAGACAGTTTTTATGAATCCTAGAATGTGTATTCACTTTCCAtgcatctggtgtgtgtgtctgtgggtgtgtgtgtgtgtgggtgtgtgtgtgtgtgtggttgattaGCTTGCATGCTAGCATACTTGCATAGCCACAGCAATGCAGGAGGACAGGAACAAGACAGAACAACAGGAGAGTTGTTCTGTNNNNNNNNNNNNNNNNNNNNNNNNNNNNNNNNNNNNNNNNNNNNNNNNNNNNNNNNNNNNNNNNNNNNNNNNNNNNNNNNNNNNNNNNNNNNNNNNNNNNNNNNNNNNNNNNNNNNNNNNNNNNNNNNNNNNNNNNNNNNNNNNNNNNNNNNNNNNNNNNNNNNNNNNNNNNNNNNNNNNNNNNNNNNNNNNNNNNNNNNTTTTGTGCTGCAGAGCCCActagcatgcatgcatgtgtgtgtgtgcatgcatgtgtgtgtgcacatacgtgtgtgtgtgtgtgtgtaggactgagCTGGCGTTGCTCCATGCAAGCCTCTTCAGTAGAGTCATGATACTACTCAGAAGCAGAAATGGGCGATGAAGAAAGAAAATTGAATGAATTACGGTATTACCATACGGAATATGTGAACATAGAAGTGTTCACATCAATGAACCAACCACTGCCCTGATCTCAAATATCTATTAACCAATCCCTGCCAGATCTCCGCTCAGTATTGACCTGGATATGAACTCCTCGTCTGTCTCCTCAAGAGAAGTTGGGTCCTTGATCGGAATCTGGACACgcttttgtcagtgtgtgtcatggaggaacacacacttgCCCATGCGGTCCCTGTGtcagggaggaacacacactgtaATAGTCAGTGTGATCAGGTGAGAGTCTGTTGACCGTCACACACAGTTTGAATGCTGACCATCTCAgtggtaaccctaaccctgaacctAACGACCCCCACCgctaaccccacccccacccttcatGGTTGCATCACCACTGTTACCGTGAGTTTCGGAACATTCCGGTGCTCTCCCTCATGCTCTACCAGGATTGGGTGTGATTCCATTGCTTGTTCCACCACGCAACACGTGATTGGTTGCTGCGTCACCTGACCAcctccacacagaaacacttaGGAGTCATTCTCCTTCAGAGGTGAAAcactcctcgctctctccctctctctctctcctctcctctctctccctctccctctctctctttctctctctctttctctctctctctctcctctctctcctctctctctctctctcctctctctctcctctctctctctccctctctctctctcctctctctctctctctctctctctctcagttcagttcagttgtTTAGTGCAGTGCATGGTGAAGAGAAAACACATTTCATAGAACTGAAATGTTAGCAATCACAAactattataataatatataataatccCAAATGACATTTAATGTAATATTATGGTAATCAATCGAACATATACAGTATttcattattatatttttttatttcaagtgctttctccttttctctctctctctgtctctgtctctctctctctctctcatgttcctCATGGGAATTTCCAGCCAGTCAGACATcagttttactctctctctctctctctctctcctctctctctctctctctctctctctctctctctctctctctctctctctctctctctctctctctctctctctctctcactctctctcagttcagttcagttcaaagggctttattggcatgaaaacaacaattgttcatattgccaaagcaacggtagaattacagaaatattaatcaatgtaaatcatggccttatatatacttatatttcacacactcatatacaaagacacacacggcagtttaacatatacatacgtgtagctacaccacacaggtgtacaacttgtatccatgttattattattcaagttggtatattattaatgttgccaaataatctgtatgaataaatacataaataagtatttttctctctctctctctctctctctctctctctctctctctctctctctctctctctctctctctctctctctctctctctctctctctcaccctccctctacccccctcctctgAGCTAGTGTCTAGTTACAGTCATTGTCCACCCTGGTTACTGATAAACACCTTCCTGTGCAACCTaagcacacacgcccacacacctaTTGTAACCACAGTTGACACAACTCCCAGGCATGCCAGCCTGCAGGCTGATgggacctaaccctaaccctaacccccagaACCTGCATCCCTGACCCTGCATGGCACCTGCCTCTCAGGATTAACTGAAGGAATGTAGTTATCACAGTTTTAGTTACTTATCAATGTAATGATTTCATTTGGcgtttttatccaaaacaacatTCCGGAGAGCGTGGATTTGAacttgcaacctcttgatccTCAAACTTGTGTTTGGTTTCCATGGTAGAGGtgtgtttgtccatgtttgcgttCTTCGATCTGGTTTAAAAGCTGTTTTCTTCTTCATGTTTCAGGGCTTAGTGTACTGCAGTGGCTGAGTGTGCTCCAGACCAAACAGAAACATGTATGAACAAAGGATGAATCCAAAAACTTTATCTCCATTCAAATGATTTATTCAAAACAAGTCATAAATACAGATCATGTCTCCAACAACAATCCACGAAACGCTGATGCTTTGAATCAGATAATAAATATGTTAAATTATGTTAAGTTAAATAAATATGATTATTACTGCTTTGACAGAACTAACAAGTTCCAAAACAATCTACTCCTCCTGGCTTCTGAATGGACCGTCTGCTTGCCCTCTATGTTGTGATTGGATGATCTGCTCTGGACCAACTGCTCCGACTCCAGCGCTGTGATTGGTGGTTGAGACTATTTGCGACGTTTTGAACCAATCTCTGAGGCGACTTGGAACACTTCCTTCAGCTCATTCAGAGCTTTTCTCTGGACCAATTtgtcctccacctgcacacacacacacattagtaatGTACtctgcctgtacacacacacacacacacacacattagtaatGTACtctgcctgtacacacacacacacattagtaatGTACtctgcctgtacacacacacacacacacacacattagtaatGTACtctgcctgtacacacacacacacacacacacattagtaatGTACtctacctgtacacacacagtttctttAAAATGGCTGACAGGTTTAC of the Osmerus mordax isolate fOsmMor3 chromosome 17, fOsmMor3.pri, whole genome shotgun sequence genome contains:
- the celsr1a gene encoding LOW QUALITY PROTEIN: cadherin EGF LAG seven-pass G-type receptor 1 (The sequence of the model RefSeq protein was modified relative to this genomic sequence to represent the inferred CDS: deleted 1 base in 1 codon), whose product is MKTRLTHSDSGRTSRCTSTQTHTHQRRPAGVFQKNSTASCRVFRQRDQQHHLTHFQELLKRWKATTKVLKVLKTCERIPEDERVLGESEEVLMGSAVVLLLLLTCAGVGSVQASPIYVSPSMETHIQALEEPYNLKDPSLIPKPIFLVLLKDINTTLQRHQQMLLLNATLSVYVKMLSSMLADPGNQTQHTHLELLRDQVLHLKKHVFQSENPRLHTLLHKLDAVQPSYRDDSGQKPSVSSGTAKAGHTDLDGSLFHRNGTKGDDSDSDSELSVDDHSSSYASSHSSDSEDDDLDVKPKWNNERHNNERQPLHSTPKVEAVSNHVKPYWPTEATTASDSEDLGGAERLKVETKVNVELHQENKLNHIGEPSQENPSRDTAPPSGTNSNSNHLPEQRKGILKNKISYPPPLTDKNMKNKLREKLGDYNPPTISSRPPSIASNDGVRTVSHGNSVVIIKPAQRPVPPPREQQNGGVAMSLKSGTVNGGNESDSEGSNETSI